Below is a genomic region from Persicimonas caeni.
GGAGAGCTTCAAGGCGCGCTACGGCGTCGACGTGCGTGTGCTGACCGAGGTCGTCGACATCGACCGCGACGCCAAGACCGTCGAGCTGCGCGACGTCGACACCGACGCGCGCTCGACGCTGGCCTACGACCAGCTCGTCCTGTCACCCGGCGCGACCCCGTTCATCCCGCCGATTCCCGGCGCCGACCTTCCGCAGGTCCACGTGCTGCGCAATATCCCCGACATGGACCGCATCCTCGCGGCCTGCAACGACGAGCAGCCCGCGCACGTCACCGTCGTCGGCGCCGGCTTTATCGGCCTCGAGGTCGCCGAGAACCTCGAGCACCGCGGCATCGACGTGACCGTGGTCGAGATGGCCGCCCAGGTCATGCCCAACCTCGACCGCGAGATGGCCGCCGCGCTCAGCGACGCGTGCGCTCGCCACGGGGTCGAAGTGCTCACCAGCACCCGCGTGAACGCCATTGAAGAGGACGGCGAGCGCCTGGCGGTGCAGACCCTCGACGGGCCCACCGTGGCGACCGACCTGGTCGTGATGGCCGTCGGCGTGCGCCCCGCGGTCGAGCTCGCCAAAGCCGCCGACCTCACCCTGGGCGAGCGCGGCGGCATCCGCGTCGACGAGACGCTGCGCACCAGTGACCCCGACATCTTCGCCATTGGCGACGCCGTCGAGGTCACCCACCGCGTGACCGGCCAGACCGGCTTCATGCCGCTCGCCGGCCCCGCCAACCGCCAGGGACGCCTCGTCGCCGACATCATCGGCGGCCTCGAGCGCACCTACGGCGGCCCGCTGGGCACCAGCATCATCAAGGTCTTCGATACCGTCTCCGCCTGCACCGGCATGTCCGAGGGCCTGGCCAAGCGCCTCGACCTCGACCACCGCGTCGCCTGGATCAGCGGCTCGTCGCACGCCTCGTACTTTCCGGGCGCCGAGAATATCACCCTCAAGGCGATCTTCGACCCGACCGACGGCAAGCTTTTGGGCGCGCAGGGCTACGGCCGCGACGGCGTCGACAAACGCATCGACGTCCTCGCCACGGCCATCGCCGCGGGCATGACCGTCGACGCACTCGAGGAGCTCGACTTGGCCTACGCCCCGCCGTTCTCCTCGGCCAAAGACCCGGTCAACCACCTCGGCGCCGTCGCCGCCGGCATGCTCGCCGGCGCGCACCCGACGATCGCGTGGAACGAAGTCGCCGAGCTCGGCGACGACGTCAAGCTCGTGGACGTGCGCACCGAAAAGGAGTACGCCGCCGGCACCATCCCCGGCGCCGTCAACATCCCCCTCGACAACCTGCGCGAGCGCCTCGACGAGCTCGACCGCGACGTGCCCATCGTCATCAACTGCAAGCGCGGCAAGCGCGGGTATCTGGCCGTGCGCATCCTGCTGCAGCACGGGTTCGAGGCGCGCAATCTGTTGGGTGGGTATTGTTTGTGGAGTATGGCGGTGGGTGACGACCGCTGACTGGACGCATTGCCGA
It encodes:
- a CDS encoding FAD-dependent oxidoreductase; the protein is MTDQMTQHPEESKHRTVVIVGGVAGGASCAARLRRLDENAQIIMVERGPHISFANCGLPYHLSGVIEERDSLLVQTPESFKARYGVDVRVLTEVVDIDRDAKTVELRDVDTDARSTLAYDQLVLSPGATPFIPPIPGADLPQVHVLRNIPDMDRILAACNDEQPAHVTVVGAGFIGLEVAENLEHRGIDVTVVEMAAQVMPNLDREMAAALSDACARHGVEVLTSTRVNAIEEDGERLAVQTLDGPTVATDLVVMAVGVRPAVELAKAADLTLGERGGIRVDETLRTSDPDIFAIGDAVEVTHRVTGQTGFMPLAGPANRQGRLVADIIGGLERTYGGPLGTSIIKVFDTVSACTGMSEGLAKRLDLDHRVAWISGSSHASYFPGAENITLKAIFDPTDGKLLGAQGYGRDGVDKRIDVLATAIAAGMTVDALEELDLAYAPPFSSAKDPVNHLGAVAAGMLAGAHPTIAWNEVAELGDDVKLVDVRTEKEYAAGTIPGAVNIPLDNLRERLDELDRDVPIVINCKRGKRGYLAVRILLQHGFEARNLLGGYCLWSMAVGDDR